The window TCTACGGGTTCGCGCTGCCGGAGGAGCACGGAGGGCTCGGGCTGTCGATGTACGACGAGGTCCGGCTCGTCATGGAGCTCGGGTACACGACGCCGGCGCTGCGGTCGCTGTTCGGGACCAACAACGGGATCGCCGGGCACACCCTGATGGCCGGGGGTTCACCCGAGCAACAGGCGGAGTGGCTGCCGAAGATCGCGAGCGGGGACGTCGTCGCCTCCTTCGCACTCACCGAGGCCGAGGCCGGGTCCGACCCGTCGCGGCTGGGCACCTCGGCCCGCCGCGAGGGCAACGACTGGGTGCTCAACGGAACCAAGCGGTTCATCACCAACGCGCCGGGTGCCGACGTCTTCATGGTTTACGCGCGCACCGACCCGGACGCCGCTCCGGCCCGCGGCATCTCGACCTTCCTCGTCCCGAAGGACAGTCCGGGCCTGACCGTCGGGCCCAAGGACGCGAAGATGGGTCAGTTCGGCGCCTGGACCGCCGACGTCTACCTCGACGACGTCCGCGTCCCGCACGCCAACCTCATCGGCGGCGACGCGGGTCTGCACCGCGGCTACCTCACCGCCATGCAGTGCCTCGCCCACGGCCGGGTGCACATCGCCGCGGTCTGCGTCGGCCTCGCCGAGCGGCTCGTCGACGAGACCGTCGGCTACGCCGCGACCCGCGAGCAGGGCGGGCAGCTCATCGGCGAGTATCAGCTCATCCAGGGCCTGATCGCCGACTCGGTCACCGAGTACCGCGCCGCGCGCAGCCTCGTTCTCGACGTCGCGCGCGACTTCGACTCCGGCGCCGACCGCCGCCTCGGCCCGTCCGCCGCGAAGTACTTCGCCTCCGAGGCCGTCGGCCGCATCGCCGACCGCGCCGTCCAGGTCCACGGCGGGTCCGGGTACATGCGCGGCATCGCCGTCGAGCGTTTCTACCGCGACGTCCGCCTGTTCCGGATCTACGAGGGCACCAGCCAGATCCAGCAGGTCATCATCGCGAAGCAGGCGTTGCGCGACCGGATGACGTAGCGTCAGTTCGCTGCGGAGACGACCAGCGCGCTCATCCTCCCGGCGACCGGACCGGGCCCGTAGCGTTCTGCCAGGAAGGCCTCCACCGCTCGGGTGGTCGACTCCAGGTCGCCGCGCGCCTCGATCTCGAACCGAAGCGGTGTGCCGCGGCAGTAGCCGGTCGCGAGGTCGAGCGCACTGTCGGCACGACACACCGCGTCGACGGTCTCGACCTCGGCGGAGCGGAGGCCCGCCGCCGCGAGGTCGGCCCGGATGCGGTCGGCGTCCGAGTAACCGTGGGGCACGCGGGCGAGGAAGGTGGGCGGGTCGTCCGGGAAGCACCCGGCAAGCGCGTCGATCACCGCGGCCTCCACCTCGTGGGCGGCGAGCGGACCCCAGGAGTTGAACAGGAACCGACCACCCGGGCGCAGGACGCGCGCGATCTGGCCGTACGCCCCGGGCCGGTCCGGGAAGAACATGACGCCGAACTGACAGGCGACGAGATCGAACTCGTCGTCCTCGAAGGGCAGATCCATCGCGTCCGCCGCGCGCCAGGTGGCGGCCGGGACACGCGCGGACCCGACCTCGACCATCGCGGTGTTCAGGTCGGTGGCCACCACCTCCGTGCCCGGCAAGGCGGTCAGGGCCTGCGTGAGCGCTCCGGTGCCCGCGGCCAGTTCGAGGACCCGCCGCGGCCGGTGCCGCGCCACCCGCGCTGCAAGGTCGTCGGCGAACGGCCGGAACACCGCGGGCACCAGGTACCGGTCGTACGCCGCGGACATGTCCGCGGCCCAGACCCGGCTCCGGTCCTCGCTCATCTCAACTCTGGTTCCGGTAGCTCACCCACAGGGCGGCGGCGCCGAGGCCGAGGATCAGACGGCGCATCTTCTTCGCCCGGGCGTCCTCGCGGTCCTGGGCGATCAGGAGCGCGTCGTCGCGGGTGCGGAGGACGAACTGCCCGTCGAAGACGGACTGGGCGAGGTACCGGGCCTGCTCGGGCAGCGAGTACGCGGCGATGAAGGTCTCGTTGGCCAGGCGCATGAGCTCGCCGCCGGCGGCCATGCTCTTGGCCTGGTCGCGAAGGACGTCGGCCATCACCTCGCGGAACACCTCGACGGGCGTGAGCTCCGGGGCGATCGCGCGCAGCGTGCCCTCGAGGTTCGCCGACGCCTTGCCGAACAACGCGACGGCCGGGTTCACCGCGATGCCACGCTTGGAGCAGAAGACCAGGAACTGGTTGAACGTCGCGCCGAACTCGGCGTTGTCGAGGGAGAGGTTGACCACCGACGGGACCCAACGCCCCATGTCGTTGAGGAAGCCGGGGACGTCGGACCTCGTCGTCAGCGTCGACATCTCGACGACGGCGCGACCGGCGGCCTGCCCGTCGTTCAACGCCATCGCGAGCATGAACCGCGTGTAGCCCAGCGCGGTCCGGCGGTCGATCCGGCCGATCATCCCGAAGTCGATGAGGGTCGCCGGCTCCCCGACCGCGACGAAGATGTTGCCCGGATGCGGGTCGGCGTGGAACACCCCGTCGACGAGAAAGCCCCGGAACAGCAACTCGGACGCGTCCCGCGCGATCGCGCGGCGCTCCTCGCCCGAGAACTGCGTCAGGTCCGCCGAACGGATCGAACGACCCGGCGCACGGGTCATGATCAGGACTTCCTTCGTCACCTCCACCACGTCCGGCACCGTCAGGTGCTTGTAGTCGCGGGTGTACTTCTGGAAGGCCTCGATGTTGGCCGCCTCGACGGTGAAGTCGATCTCCGGGCGCATCGCGACGAAGATGCTCTCGAGCATCGCCTCCGGTTGGAACAGCTCGGCCTGGACCGGGAAACGCCGCATCACGAGCCGGACGGCCTGCGCGAGGATCTCCATGTCGAGGCGCGCCTGCGCCGCGACGTGCGGGCGCAGCACCTTGACGACGACCTCGCGGCCGTCGTGCAGCGTCCCCGCGTAGACCTGCGCCATCGACGCGGCACCCAGCGGACGCTCGGTCTCGATCGTCGCGAACCGGGCGCGCCAGTCCGGCCCGAGGTTCTTCACCAGGACGTGCTCGAACTCGTCGAACGGACGGACCATCACTTCTTCGTGGAGGTCCTGCAGCGCCTCGATGATCGTCGCCGACACCATGTCCGGCCGGGTGGAGAGGACCTGGCCCATCTTGATGTACAGCGGGCCCAGACCCTCCAACGCTTCGCGCAGCGCCCGGGCCCGCTCGCGCTCGGCCGCCAGCGGGTCGACGTCCGTCCGGCGAATCCGCCGCGCCTGCCGCGTCGCCTCGCTCGTCAGCAGCTCACCGAGGATCCGCGCGACCTCGGTGACGCGCTGGCGCTTCACGCCGACTCCCGGGCCAGGACGAAGAAGTACGGCTCCGGCATCCCGCGCCGGTCCATGACGCCGAGCAAGGTCGTCTCGTCGACCCGGCGGAAGACGTCGATGATCGGCAGGTGGTCGTAAACCATCGCGGCGGTGACGACCCCGCGATGCTCGAGGTTCCGCAGCCGTGCGCGGTGGCGCCGCGTCCGCAGGCCCGGCCGCAGGACGCCGAGCACCCCGCGCCCCTTCGCCACCAGCGACGGCGGCACCTTGTCCGCGAGCCCGACCGGGACGCGCCGTGGGTCGACGGCGAACACCGAGTCCGGGTCGCCCCCGATCGCGAACAGCAGCGGGTGCACCGACTCGGCGTCGTCGAACTGCTTGCCGTACCAGCCGGACGCCTCGAGGATCCCGTCCATCGGGTGGCCGGTCGGCAGTTCGCGGCCGCGCCACCGGCCCCGCAGGTCCTCGGCCCGGACCGCGGGCAGCGAGTCGAACAGTTCCCACGCCTGCGCCGCGGTGGCGCCGGACTCCAGCTTCTGCAGATCGGCGATCGACACGGCGGAGCTCCCCGGGGTTGGCGGACCTTCTCCGAGGATCCTCGCGCACCCGCCTGTGATACGGGTATCGGGACCGGCCGCTTCGAACGAAGGACGCCCATGACCGACCCCGCCGTCGCCGCCGCCGCACGGGCTGCGGCACACCCGATCCAGCGGATCGGTTCGGTGTGGATGCTGCACCCCGAGCAGTTCGAGGCCAGCACGAAGGCCGGCTACGAGCACCCCTACGCCGGCTACCTCGCGGGGCGCGCCGGACTGCTCGGCGACACGAGCGCGACGGTCGTCGACGCGGTCCTCGGCATCCTCGGCCCGGGGCTCGCCGCGAAGTTCTGGCCGCTGGCGGTACGCCCACACGGGGCCCGCGGCGGCGCCGAGCTGTACTTCGCCCAGGCAGCGGACTGGGGCCGGTCACGCTTCGCCGACGCCCCTGGTACGGCCCGGTTCGTCGAACTGGGCGAGAAGGTCCTCGCCGGGGCTCCGACGACGGGACTTCCGCTCTTCGCCGTCCAGGTGACGCTGCCCCGTGCGTCCGATGCCCCGGGCCGGGCCCTGCAGGTGGCCGTCCTGCTGCGCGAGTTGCGTTTCGGGCTGCACCTGGCCGCGATGACCGCCGTCGGCCTGCCGATGCTCGAGGCGCACCTGCTGAACCAGGGCGCGGAGTACGCCAGGATGCTCGGCTGGTCCGAGCCGTTCCCGCCCGCCGACGGCTACCAGGAACGCAAGCGCGCGGCCGAGGACCTGACCGACGCCCGCGAGGCCGAGATCTGGGCGAAGGCGCTTCCGGTCGCCGAGGCCGAGGAACTCGCCGCCCTTGCCACCGCCCTCTACGAGCCCCTGCGGGCCGAGGACCCCCTGCTCAGCCCGTGACGGCACCCCGCCGGCTCACGCCGTCGCGGGCCGCCCCAGCGCCAGACGGACGAGGCCGAGGACGGCGACCACCGCCCAGACGACGTTGAGCAGGAGGAAGCCGTAGTTGCCGCTCGTCGCGGCCACGGTCGCGAGGATCGAGCTCCCCAGCGCGTTCGCGAGCAGATACCACGGGCTCCCGGTCGAGAGCCCGAACCGCTGGTTGCCGATGAACCCGGCCAGCACCAGGAACGCCCCCACGAGTTGCACGATCTGCGCCATGGGCGCACATCTTCCCCGGAAGCGGCCGACTACTGCACGGGCCCCAGCACCTCGGTGAGGACGTCGCGGAGCTCGTCGAGCCGGACGGGTTTGGCGAGGTAGGCGTCCATGCCGGCCGCGGTGCAGGCGTCGCGCTCGGCGGCGAGGGCGCCGGCGGTCATGGCGACGATGCGGGGCGGTCCGTCCGGGAACGTCATGCGCCGGATGGTGCGCGTGGCCTCCAGCCCGTCCATCTCCGGCATCTGGACGTCCATCAGGACCAGGTCGTAGGCCTGGGCCTCCAGCGCCGCGACCGCTTCGAGGCCGTTGCCGGCCACGTCGACCGCGTCGTGCCCCAGGTTCTTCAGCTGCAACCGGGCGACCTTCTGGTTGATCGCGTTGTCCTCGACGAGCAGGATGCGCAGCGCGCCCGCCGAGACCGGTTCGGCGCCGACCGGCGGAGACTGCGCCGGGATGCCCCGCGTCGGCTCGAGCACCCGCAGCAGCGTGTCCGCGAGCGCCCGCAGCCGCACGGGCTTGGTGACGGTGGCGGCGAAGAGCCGCCGGTCCCCACCGGCGAGCCCGTCCCCGATGGAGGTGATCGCCACCAGCGGCGCCCCGCCCCGACGGAGCGCTTGCGCCTCCGGGGGCGCGATGCCCTGGTCGACGATCGCGACGTCCCACCTGCCCTCGGCCGTCGTGCGGCACTTCAGGCCCCACGCCGTCAGCTGGTCGACCAGCGCGGAGCGGAGGAGGCCCTCGGGCAGGGCGACGAGTACCGACCGGGACCGCAGGGCCGCCGCGTGGTCGAGCGAAGACGTCGACGCCCGCCCCACCCGCACCCGGACCGTGAACGCCGAACCCACCCCGGGCTCGCTGCGCACGGAGATCTCGCCGCCCATGGCGGTCGCGAGCCGGCGACTGATCGCCAGGCCCAACCCGGTCCCGCCGTACAGCCGCGTCGTCGAGGCGTCGACCTGGCTGAAGGGGGCGAACAGGCGCTCGATCGCGTCGGCCGGAATGCCGATCCCGGTGTCCGAGACCGCGATCTCCAGGGTCAGGTCGTCCGGGTCGGAGTCCGGCACCGCGCGCACGTGGACGGCGACGGAGCCCGAGACGGTGAACTTCACCGCGTTCGAGAGCAGGTTGGCCACGACCTGGCGCAGCCGCGTGACGTCGCCGAGGACGACGGCCGGGCACGACCCGTCGGCCGTGCTGACGAGCTCCAGGCCCTTGAGCGAGGCCGTGTTCGCGACCAGCTCCACCGCGCTGTCGAGCAGGTCGACGACGTCGAACGGCGCCCGCTCGATGTGCAGCTCGCCGGCCTGGATCTTCGAGTAGTCGAGGATGTCGTTGATGATGTCGAGCAGCGCCTCACCGCTCGTCCGCACCGACGAGGCGAGGTCGCGCTGCTCGTCGGAGAGCGGCGATCCGAGCAACAGCCCGGTGAACCCGATGACCGCGTTCAGCGGCGTCCGGATCTCGTGGCTCATCGTCGCGAGGAAGGTCGACGACGCCGCCGCGGCGGCGAGAGCGGCGTCACGGGCGGCGGCGACCTCGGCCACAGCCTCCGCGAGTTCGGCGGCCCGCTCCTCGACCCGCTGCTCCAGAGTGCGTGTCAGATCCTGAATCTCCGCGAAGCCTTCGGCGTTCTCCAGCGCCGCGCCGGCGAGGGTCGCGATGAACTCGGCGAGTTGCGCCTCGTTCTCCCCGAACAGACCACCGACGCGACGGTGCTCGGTGTAGACGCAGGCGACCGGGCGGCCGTGCACGTGGATCGGGGCGCACAGCACGGAGCGGATGCCGGAGAGTACGAGACTCTCGCTGGCGTCGGCGGCGGTCTCGTCGTCCGGAACGATGGGCCGGCCCTCGGCGAGCGCACGCCGGGCGACGGCTCGGCTGAACTCCCCCGGCGCGTGACCCGCGACGGCGACGAGATCCCCGTCGGGCCCGTCGAGCGCCTCCAGCACCAGGCAGTGCTCGCCGCGAAGCAGGGTGGCCGCGGCGTCGCGCACCGCGGAATACACGGCACCACGCGACAGGGCGGAGGCGATCGACCGCCCGGACTCCAGGATCGCGTCGAAGCGGTCGACGAGCGACGGCGTGACCGCGTCGGTCTCGGGCTCGCGCCACTCCTGCTCGCCGAGGACCGCGCGGGCGGTCTGCAGGTCGAGTCCGACGTCGCGCCGGTCGAGGTTCGGCTCGAGTGCGGCGAGCGCGACGACGGACTGCGCGTGCTCGTGACGCATCCTCAGTTGATCGGCAACGGCGAGGCTGCGCTGCAGGAACCGACGCGCCTTCCGCGAGCGTCCCCGCATCGCGGCGATCAGGCCGGCCTCGCGCAGAGCGTGCGGGAGGTTGTTGCGGTAGGACCGGCCGAGCCGGCGGGACCGGCGGGCCTCGCGAGCCGCCGCGCGCAGCACGGCGCGCCGGCGAGCGGGCAGGGTCGCCGGCAGGGTCTCGGCCTGCAGGCGCAGCGCGGTGGTGAGCCACGGCCAGACCGGGGCCACGTACTCCTGTCGCAGTCCGGCGGACCGAACCATGCCGGCTGCCTCGGTGAGCACGGCGGCGGCCGCAGCGGGCGAACCCTCGGCCAACAGGCGCACGCCCTGGGCCTGGAGCACCTCGGCGCTGGTGTGCACGTCGTGGGTCGGACGGCTCAGTTCGGCCTCGATCAACTCGACCGGGGCGTGACCGCCGCTGGCCTTCGACCAGGCACCGAGCGCGATGCCGCGCGCCTGCGCGTCACCGATCTCCGCGCCCGAGGCGTAGACCGCGCGCGCGGCCTCCGCCGCGCCGCGCAGGTCGCCGAGCCGGTAGAGGGAGAACGCGATGTGCCAGCGCGCGGTGTTGGCCTCCCACCGGTCGCCGGTCCGGTCGAGCAGGCGAACCCCTTCGCGGCAGCGCGCGATGCACTCCTCGAACCGGGAAGCGCTGTAGAGCAGGGCACCCAGGAAGTGAAGTGACTGACCCTCACCCCAGATGTCACCGAGGTCGCGGCGGATCTGCAGGGACCGCTCGCTGTAGCGGATGCCGCGCTCGAACCACGGGATCAGCGTCATCACCGGGGCGTGCTCGGAGTACGCCTGCGCGAGCTCGGCGGACGGCGGGTACCGCTCGGCGAGGTTCATGCCGCGCAGGTGGGTCCACAACGTCGGCAGCGAACCGCGCGAGAACCAGTACGTGTGCGCGAGCCGACTGTGGATCCGGATCGCGACGAACTCCTCCTCGGGTCCCACCGCCCGGCGGCCAACGAAGAAGCGCGGCAGCAGCGTGTGGAGCAGCTGCACGAGCAGCTCCTGCATCGCGGCGAGCAAGAAGCCGAACCGGCCGTTCGGGACGCGGTGGCCGAGCGAACGCAGGGCGCTCTCCAGCGCCGTGTTCGCGACCTCCAGTTCGCCACGTTTGAACGCCAGCTCGCCGAGCTTGCCCTGCAGGCGCGCGGTCGAGATGGCGTCGCCGGCGAGGTCCCGGGCCGTCTCGTAGTGGTGCCGGGCGAGGTCGTAGAGCCCGCGCAGCATCAGCACGTCTCCGAGGCCCTCGGCGATCGCGAGCCGGGTCGCCACGTCCGCGCCCGGCGCACCGCGCTCGGCGATCTCGTACTGCTGCTGGGCCGCCGACAGGGCGTGGCGCCGGCGGGCGCCCTCAGCCGCCAGCAACGCGTGCGGCAGCGCCCGCTCCGGCTCGCCGGCCGCGTCGAAGTGGAAGGCGAGGTCGAAGGTGTTGTCCGGGTCGCGCGCCTCCAGCCGTTCCGCGGCGAGGCGGTGCAGGCGGCGGCGCTCCGCCGGAGGAAGCAGCTCGAGGAACGTCTCCCGCAGCTTGTCGTGGACGAACGCGCACCGGTCGGCCCGGATCCAGATCATGTGCCGGCGGCGCGTCTCCTCCAGCCCCGTGAAGGCGGCGGCCGGCTGCTGACCGGCGAGCTCGGCGGCGAACTCGGGGTCAAACTCCTTGCCGAGCACGGCCCCGACCGACAGCAGCTCGCGCGCCGCCGGCGGGAGCAGGCCGATCCGGCGCGAGAGGAAGGCCGCCGCGCGCTGGGACGCCCGGACGTCGGCGAGCGCGACCGCGTCGGTCCCCCAGCCACCGTCCTCGCGGAACAGCGCGCCGGACTCGACGAGACCGCGCAGGACCGCGGCCGCCATGAACGGGATGCCGTCCGAGAGCCGGACGAGGATGTCCGTGGCCTCCCGCGGCAGCGGGCCCGCCATGGACTCCGCGAGTTCGACGACCTGCTCCGCGCCGAGGGGCGCGAGCTCGAGTCGCTCGGCGGTCGTGAGCCGGCGCAGCGGGTGCGCGGCCTCGACCTCCTCGGTCCGGAACGCGACGACGACCAGCGTGTGCCGCGGCGCCGCCCCGGCCTGCTGGTGCCAGTGCAGCAGCAGCTTGAGACTGAGGTCGTCGGCCCACTGCCCGTCGTCGAGCAGCAGGACCGCCGGGCGGTCCGGCATCCCGATCGCCTCGAGCAGGGCCGCAATCGCCTCGATCGTGCGGATCTCGGCGAACGCCTCCGGCCCGAGCGGCTCGGCGCTGCGACCGAAGATCTCCTCCAGATCGGGCAGCGCGGCACTGAGCGCCTCCCGGCGGTCGCCCAGGCGCTCACGCAATGCCTCGGCCACGGTCGCATCCGCGCGGGTCTGGGCCAGCACCTCGGCGGCCATCGCGCGGAGCACCTCGAAGGGACGCTGGGCGGCCTGGTCGACGCCCTGCCCCCGGTAGATCCGGGCACCGCCGGCCGTGGCGCGCGAGGCGAACTCCTCCAGCAGGCGGCTCTTGCCGCCGCCGGACTCCGCCTCGACGAGAACGACCCCGCCGTGACCGATCTGAGCCTGCGTCACCTGGGAAAGCAAGGCAGTCATCTCGGCGTCGCGGTGCACGAAGGCCGGCTCGGCGAGCGTGCGTCTGCGGTCCCGGGCGCCGACGACGATGCGGGGCTCGGGCTCACCGCGGCCGAGCGCGGCGACGATGCTCGACACGTCGGCCAGCGCGGCGTCGGCGGACTGGTACCGGTCGTCGGGATCCGGTGTCAGCAGCCGGCCGAGCACCTGGTTGACGGCGCGGGGCACCTCGCCGACGAGGGCACCGAAGTCCGCCACTGACGTCGACAAGTGCCGGCGCAGAACCTCGCCGAGCGTGGTGCCGGAGAACAGCGGACGTCCCGCGAGGCATTCGTAGAGCACGACGCCGGCGGAGTACAGGTCGGAGCGCTCGTCGGGGCTGCGCTCGATCAGGCCGGCCTGCTCGGGCGACATGTAGCGGACCGTCCCGACCGGGACGTCGCGGATCTCCGGGTGCAGCCACTCGGTGCGGGCGAGACCCAGGTCGATGAGGGTCGCGCGGACGAGCGGGGACTCCTCGCCGACGATGATGTTCGAGGGCTTCACGTCGCGGTGCAGGACGCCCTGGTCGTGCGCGTCCCGCAGGGCGGAGAGCACGGCGCGGGCGACGGTCAGCGCGTCGTCGAGCGACAGCGGCCCGGTGGCCAGTCGCTCCTCCAGGCTGACGCCCGGGATCAGCGGGGTGACCAGGCAGGCGAGCTCGTCGTCGCGGTCGAAGTCGAGCAGCGGGGCGACCCACTCGCTGCGCAGGTGCCGCAGGACCGCGGCTTCGTGCTCCAGGCGCAGCCGGGCCGCCGGCAGCAGGCGCGGGACTGCGGCCGTCTTGACCACGACCCGCATCCCGGTCCGCACGTCCTCGGCGAGGACCGTGCGTACCGGATGTCCGTCCTTCAGCGCACCGAGGACCCGATAGCGGCCGAGCAACAGGTCCGGGAGTGCGGGGTCGGCGTCTGCCGTCATCGAGCACCCCCAAAGCTCTCCCCTGACGGAGGGAACTTCGGTGTGGCACGTCTCGCACTTGAGGGCCTTAAGTCCCGCCTGTCCGGAACCGAGTGGGGCGCCGACCGACGACCTTTCCGGACACAACGGGACGACCCGCCACCGGGCGGCGCCCGATCAGGTCAAAGGCCCACCGCGGCGGGATCTTCGCCGTTAAATTCGACGCACGGAGGCATGCACCCGCGCCCGCCTCCGCTGGGGGGCCGCACTCTGCGGCGAGGCAAGGAGCAGGGGCGGATGCGTTCTCGACGTGGGCGGCTGGGTGTCGCCGGGCTCGGACTGGTTCTCGCCGCGCTGCTGCCGGCGACGGTGCCGTCGACGGCGGCCGCCGACACGGGCTCGGTGATCGGCGGTCCGCGGATGGCCGAGCAGGGCTTCGTCGTCCCCTCCGGTGCGACGGCGCTGCCGAACATCTCCTCGGCGGCCTGGGTCGTCGCCGACGCGGACACCGGCCAGGTGCTCGCGGCGCGCGACCCGCACCGCAAGCTGCGTCCCGCCAGCACGCTCAAGACGCTGCTCGCCCTGACGATGGCGCCCCGGCTGAACAACACCGACCTCTACGTCGCCGACTGGGAGGACGCGAACCAGGAGGGCACGCGCATCGGCCTGTGGCCCGGCCACACGTACAAGGTCGGGGACCTCTGGTACGCCCTGATGCTCAAGTCGGGCAACGACGCGGCGACCGCGCTCGCGAAGGCCGGCGCCGGCAGTCTCCAGCAGGGCATCGCGATGATGCAGGCCGAGGCCCGGCGCCTGCAGGCCAACGACACCACCGTCGTCAACCCGAGCGGCCTCGACGCGGACGGCCAGTTCTCCTCCGCCTACGACCTCGCCCTCTGGGGCCGCGCCGCCCTGCAGCGCGGTGACCTCCGCAGGTACATGACCACCGTCCGGCACTCGTTCAACGCCGTCTCCGTCCCGGCCGACTCGAAGTACAAGGACGAGGCGATGTACGCCCGCACCGAGAACCGGCTCGTGCAGAACGAGTACCCGGGCGCGATCGGCGTGAAGATGGGCTACACGACCAAGGCGCAGAACACGATGATCGCCGCGGCCGAGCGCGACGGACGCCGGATCGTCGCCAGCCTGATGTTCACGCCCCAGGGCCGCATCACCCCCGACGCCGCCGCGCTGCTGGAGTGGGGCTTCGCCAACTCCGGCCGTGTCGAGCCGGTCGGCCAGCTCGTCGAGCCGCTGTCCAAGGCGGTCGTCAGCGAGGCCGACCTCGCGCCCGTCGTCGGCGTCAGTACCAACGACATCCGGCCGACCTCGGTCGCCAACGCGTCGGACTCCGACGACCTGCTGGTCGGCGGCTTCTCAGCCAAGACCTCGGCGATGACCGGCGGCCTGCTCGCCGTGGCGGCCGCGTTGGGCGTGCTGGCGCTCAAGGTGGCCAAGCGTCGCCGCCGCTTCGCCGCGGCCGGCGTCTACCGGTACTGACCGAAGTGGGGCGGGACGGCTCCGTTCGGGATGTCCTCCGTCGCTGACCTCCCGGCCGCGCGGACCGCGTGGGTGCATGGTGACGGTCGGCGGCCGCGCGTCCTGCTCGCGTGTCCTTCGGCCACGCGGGTCGGCTTGACGCTCCTTGAGGACACCCCGAACTCCGCCGCCCCGCCGGGCCCCGGCGGACCTGCGGGTCCAGCTCAACGGCGCGCGGCACCCCCTGACGATCCGTCAGGTCAGAACGGGACCGGCGCGGTCAGGTCCTTGATGAAGTCCGGTAGTTCAGCGTCGGGGTCATCCGCACCGGGATAGGTGATGAACCTCAGCCCTGTCGGGGTGGTCCAGATGAACCGGCCCCGGTCCTGTTCCAGATGCCAGCCGGGCATCTGTTTGACCTGATGGTGGAACCGGCACAGGCAGCCGAGGTTCCAGTAACGCGTCCAGCCCTGGACGACCTTGCCCTTGACCTTCGTGAACGGGATCGAATGGTCGATGTCGCACTGGCGGGCCGGGCGCCGGCAGCCGGGGAATCTACAATGCTTGTCCCGGTTCCGCACCGCGGTCTTCATCTTCGCCGTGGGCGCGTAGTTGTCGGCGTGCAGGTCGAGCAGCTCGATTGCCTCGGCCGACAGGGCGGAGGAGGCCCGGATCTCCGGCTCGGTCGGGTCGAGCCCGAGCGCCTCACCGAGGATGGCCTGGATCGTGTCGAGCTCCTGGGCGGCGATGGTGCGCTCGTCCCGGCGGGCGATCACCAGCGGCGCTTCGGCGGCCTGCTCTTTCTGGACCGCCCGGTCGTGGTGGACGCGCTCCTTGAGCGCTTTGAAGATGCGCTTCGCTTCGTCCTCGGGCATGAACAGGCACAGAGTGGCCATGCCGTCGTACT of the Sporichthya polymorpha DSM 43042 genome contains:
- a CDS encoding acyl-CoA dehydrogenase family protein; this encodes MSEILVTVRSFIRNDVVPLEAEIDANDDVPAHLRKAVKELGLYGFALPEEHGGLGLSMYDEVRLVMELGYTTPALRSLFGTNNGIAGHTLMAGGSPEQQAEWLPKIASGDVVASFALTEAEAGSDPSRLGTSARREGNDWVLNGTKRFITNAPGADVFMVYARTDPDAAPARGISTFLVPKDSPGLTVGPKDAKMGQFGAWTADVYLDDVRVPHANLIGGDAGLHRGYLTAMQCLAHGRVHIAAVCVGLAERLVDETVGYAATREQGGQLIGEYQLIQGLIADSVTEYRAARSLVLDVARDFDSGADRRLGPSAAKYFASEAVGRIADRAVQVHGGSGYMRGIAVERFYRDVRLFRIYEGTSQIQQVIIAKQALRDRMT
- a CDS encoding class I SAM-dependent methyltransferase, which encodes MSEDRSRVWAADMSAAYDRYLVPAVFRPFADDLAARVARHRPRRVLELAAGTGALTQALTALPGTEVVATDLNTAMVEVGSARVPAATWRAADAMDLPFEDDEFDLVACQFGVMFFPDRPGAYGQIARVLRPGGRFLFNSWGPLAAHEVEAAVIDALAGCFPDDPPTFLARVPHGYSDADRIRADLAAAGLRSAEVETVDAVCRADSALDLATGYCRGTPLRFEIEARGDLESTTRAVEAFLAERYGPGPVAGRMSALVVSAAN
- a CDS encoding ABC1 kinase family protein, which codes for MKRQRVTEVARILGELLTSEATRQARRIRRTDVDPLAAERERARALREALEGLGPLYIKMGQVLSTRPDMVSATIIEALQDLHEEVMVRPFDEFEHVLVKNLGPDWRARFATIETERPLGAASMAQVYAGTLHDGREVVVKVLRPHVAAQARLDMEILAQAVRLVMRRFPVQAELFQPEAMLESIFVAMRPEIDFTVEAANIEAFQKYTRDYKHLTVPDVVEVTKEVLIMTRAPGRSIRSADLTQFSGEERRAIARDASELLFRGFLVDGVFHADPHPGNIFVAVGEPATLIDFGMIGRIDRRTALGYTRFMLAMALNDGQAAGRAVVEMSTLTTRSDVPGFLNDMGRWVPSVVNLSLDNAEFGATFNQFLVFCSKRGIAVNPAVALFGKASANLEGTLRAIAPELTPVEVFREVMADVLRDQAKSMAAGGELMRLANETFIAAYSLPEQARYLAQSVFDGQFVLRTRDDALLIAQDREDARAKKMRRLILGLGAAALWVSYRNQS
- a CDS encoding DUF4334 domain-containing protein; translated protein: MSIADLQKLESGATAAQAWELFDSLPAVRAEDLRGRWRGRELPTGHPMDGILEASGWYGKQFDDAESVHPLLFAIGGDPDSVFAVDPRRVPVGLADKVPPSLVAKGRGVLGVLRPGLRTRRHRARLRNLEHRGVVTAAMVYDHLPIIDVFRRVDETTLLGVMDRRGMPEPYFFVLARESA
- a CDS encoding helix-turn-helix domain-containing protein, encoding MTDPAVAAAARAAAHPIQRIGSVWMLHPEQFEASTKAGYEHPYAGYLAGRAGLLGDTSATVVDAVLGILGPGLAAKFWPLAVRPHGARGGAELYFAQAADWGRSRFADAPGTARFVELGEKVLAGAPTTGLPLFAVQVTLPRASDAPGRALQVAVLLRELRFGLHLAAMTAVGLPMLEAHLLNQGAEYARMLGWSEPFPPADGYQERKRAAEDLTDAREAEIWAKALPVAEAEELAALATALYEPLRAEDPLLSP
- a CDS encoding CBU_0592 family membrane protein, yielding MAQIVQLVGAFLVLAGFIGNQRFGLSTGSPWYLLANALGSSILATVAATSGNYGFLLLNVVWAVVAVLGLVRLALGRPATA